DNA from Amycolatopsis sp. DSM 110486:
AAGGATGCCGACAAGCTGGAAATGCTCCTGCAGGCGCTGGAGTACCGCTCGTCGGGTGTGTCCACAGTGGATGAGTGGGTCGACTCCGCCTGCGCCGGGTTGTTCACTTCGACCGCCCGCCGTCTCGCCACGGCCGCGTTGACGTTGCCGCCGCTGTCCTGGCGCACGCTCTGATCACGGTTGGTTGGAAACTCGCGGACCGGGGAATTCTTCCTGTGACCGACGGGAGGCAGAACGATGAAGTGGAGGATCACGGCAGCCTTGGCGGGCGCGGCGGCGGTCGCGGCCACGATCGGCTTCGCCGACAGCGCGAACGCGGCCACCGCGCCGTGCAGCACCCAGGCGAAAGCCTGCGTCCAGCTGCACACCGGCAGGGCCTGGCTGATGGACAACGGAAAGGTCGTCCGCGGCGGTGTGCCCATCACGGTGGGCAAACCCGCGTACCCGACGCCGGCCGGCACGTTCCATGTGCAGTACAAGGACATCGACCACTACAGCAAGCAGTTCAACGGGCCCATGCCGTACTCGGTCTTCTTCACGACCACCGGCGTGGCGTTCCACCAGGGCAGCCTGAAGGTGCAGTCGCACGGCTGCGTCCATCTCTCCCACGCCGACGCGGTGGCGTTCTACAACGCACTCCACCCGGGTGACGTGGTCGAAGTGGTGAAGTAGGACGATCGCGGGGTGGGGAGGTTCCCGCCCCGCGCGGTCGTGGTGGTCTGGACCACCGTGCTGGCAGGATGGCCGGGTGACGGTGGGGCAGGGGGAACGGCTGGGCCCGGACTTCGCGCGTGTCTGGGCGGCCGCGTCGGTTTCCGTGGTGGGCGACGGAGTGCGAATGGCGGTGCTGCCGCTGCTCGCGGTGGGGGTGTCGCCGACGGCGGGTGCGGTGAGCGCGGTCGCGGCGGCCGGAGCGCTGCCGTGGCTGGGGTTCTCGCTGTTCGGCGGCGCGCTGGCCGACCGGCACGACCGCCGGACGCTGATGTGGCGCACGGACGCGGTCCGCGCCGTCGTCGTGGCGGCGGCCGCGGTGTGGGTTTTCCTCGCAACGCCGCCGCTCGCGGTGCTGGTGGCGCTGGCGTTCGCGCTGGGGTGCGCCGAAACCGTGTTTGACAACGCTTCCACGGCGATGCTGCCCGACGTTGTGGTGCCCGCGCGGCTCGATGCGGCGAACGGGCGTCTGCAGGGCAGCCAGGTAGTCGGGTTGCAGTTCGTCGGGCCGCCGCTGGGGGCGGCGTTGTTCGCGGCTTCGGCCGGGGCACCGCTGGTGGTGGACGCGGCGTCCTTCGCGGTGGCCGCTCTGTTGATGTGGTTCGTCCGGGCGCGGCCCGCGGTGCCCGCCCGGTCCGGTCGCTCGATGCGCGCGGACATCGCCGAAGGCGTGCGCTGGCTCTGGGGCCACCACGGGCTGCGACTGCTCGCGGTCGAGCTGGCGCTGGCCGCGCTGGCGGTGCAGCTCGCGACCTCGGTGCTGGTGTTGTTCGTCGTCCAGACGCTGCATGCACCGGAGTTCGCCTACGGCCTGGTCCTCGCGGCGGGCGCCGCCGGTGGCGTGCTGGGGTCGTTTGTCGCAGGGTCGCTGAAACGCCGGTTGCCGCTCGGTGCGCGCATCGGTCTCGCGATCGCGGCCATCGGCGCCGCCCTGGTGGTGACTTCGTTCGCGATGTCCGTGGTGCTCGTGGGCGGAATGTACGCGCTGGGCAGTTTCGGCATCGTCGTCTGGAACGTGCAGGCCGTGTCGGTGCGCCAGCGCCTGGTCCCGCGCGAGCTTCGCGGCCGCGTGAGCAGCGCCTACCGCCTCATCGGCTGGGGCGGCATCCCGCTCGGCGCGGCCCTGGGCGGTGTCCTCGGTACCGCGGCGGGCGTCCGCACGCCGATCCTGGTGGGTGGGTGCTTGATGCTCGCTTCGCTCGTGCTGGTCCCGAAACTGGCGAAGCTGGAGCCGGGATCTCGCTAGGCTCACCGGCATGGACCTTTCCGTGCGGTACGGGCCGGAGCCCGACCAGCTCGCCGACGTGTTTTTCCCCGCCACCGCTCCCGCGCCCCTCGTTCTCGTGCTGCACGGCGGATCCTGGCGGCTCGACGTCGACCGCGGATACCTCGAACCGGCGGCTCGGGCGTTGACGCGCCACGGGTTCGCCGTGGCCAACGTGGAGTACCGCCGGCCCGGCGGCGGTGGCGGCTGGCCCGCGACCTTCGCCGACACCGGTCTCGCCGTGAACGCGCTGCCGGGCCTGATCGAGGGTGAGGCACCGGGTCGGATCGACCCGGCGCGGGTGGTGGTGCTGGGGCACTCGGCCGGCGGCACGCTCGCGCTGTGGGCCGCCCACCGGCCCGGCGCGCCCGGGGTCGTCGCGCTCGCTCCGGTGGCCGCGCTGGCCGACGCCCACCGCCGTGACCCCGAAGGTCCCGTCGACCGGCTGCTGGGCGGCGGACCGGAGGATGTGCCGGAGCGCTACGCCGAGACCGATCCCGCCGCGCTCGGCACGCCGCCCGGGCCCGTCGTTCTGTTCCACGGAGAGCTCGACACCGCCCTGCCCACACAGCTGTCCCGCGACTACGCCGACGCGATCGGCGCGGAGCTGGTGCTGGTGCCCGGCGCCGGGCACCTGGACGTCGTCGTGGCGGACGGACCGGCGTGGCCCGCGCTGGTCGAAACGCTCGCCAAACTGTCCACAGTGGAACGGTCCTGAATGGAGTGCCCGCTGCCCGTCGTCGGGTACGTCCGCACCGCCCGCACGGAACTCGAGCGCACCCCGGTGCAGGCCGGCGCCAACCGTGGTGAGGAAGGCGTGCTCGAGCTCGCCGAGGAGTACGTCGAGGGCCTCGACGGGCTGGCCGGCTTCGACTACGCCTGGCTGCTCAGCTGGCTCGACCGCCCGGACCGGCCCCTGACCAGCCTCTCCCAGGTGCCCTACCTGCTGCGTCGCGAGCAACGGCGCAAGGGCATCTTTGCGATGCGTGGGCCACGGCGGCCGAACCCGATCGGGCTGAGCCTCGTGCGGATCGTCGAGGTCACCGGGCACACGGTGCGCTTCGCGGGCGTCGACCTGCTCGACGGCACGCCGATCCTCGACCTCAAGCCCTACGTCACCGCATTCGACCGCCCGCCCGGCGAGCCCGGCAGCGGCTGGTTCGACGGCGTCAAGGTGGCCGAAGGCACCACCCCGGAGGACCTCGCGCCGCCCGGCTGACGGGGAGGTGTTAGCCGCGCTAAGGGATCGCGTCACAGAACGCCGCTGGTCGTGGCCGCGGCGCGAACCTAGCGTCGATCGTGGCCCTGATCCCCGACGACGCCAAGGAGACCCCCAGTGGACGCCGGCACCCCCTCCATGATCCTGACGGCCGCGCTGATGCACGGCCTCGGCATGCACACCGGCGCGTGGATGGCGCGCGAAGGCGACGCCGGTGACCACCTGACCCCCGCGCTGTACAAGGACATCGCCCGCACCGCCGAGGCCGGGAAGCTGCATGCGATCTTCCTCGCCGAGCAGATGACCAACCAAGAGGTCGGCACCGAGCGCCCGTGCGGCGCGCTCGACACCGTCACCGTGCTGTCGCTGATGGCCGGGATCACGGACAAGATCGGCCTGGTCGGCACCGGGTCGACCACCTACAACCAGCCCTACGACCTGGCGCGGCGCTTCGCGACGCTGGACCACCTCAGCCAGGGCCGCGTCGGCTGGAACTCCATCGCCACGCAGAACCCCACCGTGATCGAGATGTTCGGCGGCGGCAGCCACCCCGACCACGCGCAACGCTACGCGCGCGCCGACGAGTTCATCGACGTGGTGCTCAAGCTGTGGGACAGCTGGGAGGAGGGCGCGCTCCTCGGTGACAAGGAAGCCGGCGTGTTCGCCGACCCCGACCTGGTGCACGAGATCAACCACGTGGGCGAGTACTTCGCGGTGAAGGGCCCGATGCCGTTCGCGCGCTCGCCGCAGGGCCGTCCGGTGATCTTCCAAGCCGGCTCGTCCGACCGCGGCCGTGACCAAGCCGCCAAGTACGCCGACGTGGTGTTCACCGCCCAGCACGTGCTCGAAGACGCCGTCGCCTTCCGCGACGACATGCGCCGGCGCGCGGCCGAGTACGGCCGCCACCCCGACAGCATCAAGATCCTGCCCGGCATGTCCGTGGTCCTCGGCGCCACCGAGAAGGACGCGCAGGAGCGCAAGCAGCTGATGGACGAGGTCTTCGGCGTCACCGCGAACATCAAGAAGCTCTCCAAGCGCGTCGGCCTGCCGGTCGAGGTGCTTGAGCTCGACCAGAAGTTCCCCGCGCACCTGCTCGGCCCGGACGAGGAGTTCACCGGTTCGATCGGCTTCCGCCGCAGCATCGTGAGCCTCGCGGTCAAGGAGGACCTGACCGTCCGCGAGCTCATCGGCAGCTACGGCGGCGGTCACCACCAGGTCGTCGGCACCGCGGAGCAGGTCGCCGACCAGATGCAGGAACGCCTGCTCGCGGGCGCGGCCGACGGCTTCACGCTCATGGTCGACATGCTGCCCTCGGGTGTGCACGACGCCGTCGAGATGCTGGTGCCCGAGCTTCAGCGGCGCGGCCTGTTCCACACCGACTACGAGCACGACACCCTGCGCGAGAGCCTGGGCCTGCCCACCCCGTCGCTCGTCCCGGCCGGCTGAAGGAGTCGAGCATGACCGCATTGCCGAGTATCGGGGGAGACCCCGTGCGCGTGCTGGGGATCGGCGGCACGCTGCGGCCGGGTTCGACGTCGGAGCGCGCGCTGCGGCACGCGCTCGCGGCGGCCGCGGCCGAGGGCGCCGAGACCGAGCTGATCACGGCCACGGAGCTGGCCCTGCCGATGTACGACCCGGGCGTGGCGCCGCTGACCGACGAGGCCGTGCGGCTGCTCGAAGCCGTCCGGCGGGCCGATGCCCTCGTGCTGTCCGTGCCCGGCTACCACGGCGGGATCTCCGGGCTGCTGAAGAACGCGCTCGACCACCTGCAGGAACTCGCCGACGACCCGGTGCCCTACCTCGACGGCAAGGCCGTGGGCTGCGTCGTCGCGACGGGCGGCTGGCAGGCCGGGGTCACCACGCTGACGTCACTGCGCTCGACGGTCCACGCCCTGCGCGGGTGGCCGACGCCGCTGGGAGTCGTGGTGAACTCGGCGACCAAGCCGTTCGACGCGGCGGGCGGGATCGCCGACGCGAAGGTCGGCGACCAGCTGGCCACGGTGGGCCGGCAGGTGTGCGGGTTCGCGCGGTTGTGGAGTGCCGCGTGACCCTGTCACCGGCCCGGGAGGTGGTCGCGGCCGGCGGTGTCACGGACGCCGCCGCGGCGCTGGCCCGGGGTGAGGTCGTGCTGGTCGCGGGTGAGGAGGGGGCGGCGCTGGTCGCCGCCGCCGAGCTCGTGACCGGCGAGACGGCGCGGTTCCTGGCCGCCCACGGCGGGCCAGTCGGTTGCGCGCTGCCCGGCAGGTGGGTCGACCGGCTGCGGATCCCGGCGATGGTGCCCGGCTCCGACGTCCACGTCGGGGTGGGGCACGGGTCACCGGCCCGCACCCTGCGCGCGCTGGCCGATCCCGCGACGCGCCGCGAAGACTTCCGGGTGCCCGGGCCCGTGTTCCCCACCCGCACGCGCGAGCTCGGCGTGCTCGAACGCCCCGGCCTCGCCGAGGCGGCCGTGGATCTGGCCCGGATCGCGGGCTGCGAACCCGTCGCGGCCTTCGTGGAGCTCGACGCCGCGGCCGACGGTCTGCCGTGGGTGTCCGTCACCGAAGTGGCGGCGTACCGGCGGGCGCGCGAACGGCTCGTCGAACGCGCTGCGGACGCCCGGCTTCCCCTGGCGCACGGTGGTTTCCGGGCGCTCGGGTACCGCGACCTCGTCGACGGCGGGGAGCACGTCGCCCTCGTGCACGGCGAACCGGGGCGCGGCTCGGTGGTGCGCGTCCACATGGAGTGCCCTGCCGGCGACGCCTTCGGCGCCCGGCACTGCGGGTGCGCGCAGGCCGTGCGCGATTCGCTCGACGAGATCACCCGCGCCGGATCGGGCGTGCTGGTCTACGTCCGCGGCCGCCGATCACTGTGGTCCGCGCTCACCGGGCACCGGGTGCCGGACGGCCGGACGGACCACGTGGCGGCCCAGATCCTGCGCGACCTCGGTGTGGACGACTGACCGCATCCGGTGTTCCACTGTGGACTTCCGGCCGGGAACCGTGCCGCGAAACCGGGTTCGCGCCGCGCGCCTCACCCGAAACGGGTGAGGCCGCGCGCGTCGGACGGCGCCACCGCCGGGTGGCCGGGCGCACCGGTCCGCCGCTGCCCGCGCCCGCGCTGCCGGTGAGGCGGGCGGTGCGCGGGCCGGCGGGATATCTCGCCCTCAGCAGGTGATGGGGAAACCCGCCGTGGTTGAAAGGTTCAGGCGTCGCCGGGGGAAGGGACCCTGGTCGGTGCGAAGAGGACTGAACCATGGCGGGCGATAAGCGGGCCGAGCGGATCGCGGAGTTCATCAGGCCGCTGCGCGTCGAGCCGGGGTCGAAGGTCCGTCTCTCCCGGGACTTCGACCCGGCCTACCGAGGTGACGTGCTGCGCAAGAAGGACGGCCGCGAGCTGCTCGCGGCGGGAGTCACCCTGCTGGCGGACTACCAGCGGCGCCTGGCCGCCCAGAACACCTACGGCGTGCTGGTCTGCCTGCAGGCATTGGACGCCGGCGGCAAGGACGGCACGATCCGGCACGTGATGAGCGGCGTGAACCCGCAGGGCGTGCGGGTGAGCGGGTTCAAGGTGCCCTCGTCCGAGGAGCTGGACCACGACTACCTGTGGCGCTACGCGCGCCGGCTCCCCGCGCGCGGGGACATCGGGATCTTCAACCGGTCGCACTACGAAGAGGTGCTCGTGGTGCGGGTGCACCCGGAGCACCTGGACCACCAGCAGCTGCCCGCGTCGGCGCGGCGCGGGCACGTGTGGGCGCGCCGGTTCCGGGAGATCAACGACTGGGAACGCTACCTGACCGACAACGGGTTCAAGATCGTGAAGATGTTCCTCAACCTGTCGAAGGAAGAGCAGCGCACGCGGTTCCTCAGGCGGATCGACCGGCCCGACCGCAACTGGAAGTTCTCCGCGGCCGACGCCCGCGAACGCCGGTTCTGGGACGACTACCAGCGAGCGTTCTCCAAGGTGCTCTCGGCGACGAGCACGGAATGGGCTCCGTGGTACGTGATCCCGGCCGACCGCAAGTGGTTCGCCCGCACGTGCGCGGCCGCCGTGCTGGCGCACACCCTGATCGACATCGACCCCCAGTACCCGACGGTGAGTGACGAGCGGCGCGACGACCTCCTCGTCGCGCGGGCGGAGCTGGAAAGCGAAGCACCCGAAGGCGCGCCGGCCGACCCGTACGCCGCCGCCGAGAAGAAGAAACGGGACAAGAAGAAGAAAACGAAGCACTGACGACCGCGGTTTCGGCTCACGGCGATCGGAGGGCGGAAATGGTCGCACAGGAGCACGCGCCGGCGAAAGAGCACAACTGGTACTCACGCACCCCCGGCGACGTGGCCTCGGCGTTCGGCGTCGACCTGGAGTTCGGGCTCTCCTCGGCGACGGCGGCGGAGCGGCTGAGCGTGAACGGTCCCAACGCGCTGCCCGAGGAGAAACCGAAAGCGGCCTGGCTGCGGTTCCTCGAGCAGTACACCAGCTACATGCAGCTCATCCTGGTCGCGGCCGCCGCGGTGTCGCTGGTGATCAAGCAGTGGGGCACGGCCACGCTGCTGCTGGTGCTCACCGTCGGCAACGCGATCGCGGGCCTGCGCCAGGAGGGCAAAGCCGAGAGCGCGATGAACGCGCTGAAATCGATGATGAAGGCGACCGCGCGGGTGCGCCGCGACGGGGTCGAAGAAGCGGTGCCGGCCGAAAAGATCGTGGTCGGCGACGTCGTGCTGATCACTGCGGGCGACCAGGTCCCCGCCGACTGCCGCATCGTCGTGGCCAACGCGTTGCAGATCGACGAGTCGTCGCTGACGGGCGAGAGCACACCGGCGGTGAAGGACGCGGTCGCGTTGCCCGCCGGCAAGCTCGGCCCCGGTGACCAGTCGAACATGGCGTTCATGAACTGCCCGGTCACGCACGGCAGCGCGACCGTCATCGTGACCGGCACCGGCCAGGAAACGGAGCTGGGCAAGATCTCGGGGATGCTGTCGGCCACGACGCGCGAGAAGTCGCCGCTGACGAAGCAGCTGAACACGCTCACGCTGTGGATCGCCGCGGCGGCCGGGATCACCATGGTCGTGATGTTCGTGCTGGGCCGCGGCCGTGGTCTGTCGTGGGACGTCCTGTTCGTGAGCGCGATCTCGCTGGCGATCGCGGCCATCCCCGAGGCGCTGCCCACGGTGAGCCAGGTGATCCTGTCGCTCGGCAGCGTGGACCTGGCCAAGCGCAACGCGATCGTCAAGGACCTCCCTTCGGTCGAGACCCTCGGGTTCACCTCCGCGATCAACTCGGACAAGACCGGCACGCTGACGATGAACCAGATGACCGCCGTCGAGGTGGTGAACCACACCGACCGCTACACCGTGAGCGGCATCGGGTACAGCCTCGACGGCAAGGTGCACCACGCCGCCGGTTCGGCGGGCGGCATCGAGAGCGCGATCCTGCCCTACCTGCTCGCCAGCGACGCGAAGATCGTCGACGGCAAGGTCGTCGGCGATCCCACGGAGGGTGCCCTGCTCGTGCTCGGCGCCAAAGCCGGCCTCGACGTCGACGCCACGCTGGAGAAGCTGCCGCGCACGGCGACCTTGCCCTTCGACCCGTCGTACAAGCTGATGGCAACCTTCCACCCGACGACCGACGACTCGGGCCGGGAGGTGGTGCGCTGCTTCGTGAAAGGCGCCGCGCCCGCGGTGCTGGACCGCGCCGCGACCGCCTTGTCGGGCGGCGAGTCCGTGCCCTGGGACGACGCCGTGGACCGGCAGGCCCGCGAACGCATGAAGAGTATGGAAGCGCAGGGCCGGCGTGTGATGGCCGCCGCCCAGTGCGACCTCGACCCGGCCGCGTTCGACCCTGAAGGCGACTTGCTGTCCTACGTGACCGGCCTGCAGGTGATGAGCCTGGTCGCGATGGTCGACCCGCCGCGTGAGCAGTCCCAATCCGCGGTGGCCAGCGCACAGGCGGCCCACATCCGGGTGCGCATGGTGACCGGCGACGACGTCACCACCGGTGCGGCGATCGCGAAGCAGCTCGGCATCCCGGGTGACGCGGTCCTGGGCTCGGAGTTCGCGGACCTGCCCGAGGCCGAACGGTTGTCCCGCATCGACGACATCGGCATCGTGGGGCGCGTTTCCCCGGAACACAAGGTGATCCTGGCCGACACGCTCAAGAAGAAGGGCGACGTCGTCGCGATGACCGGCGACGGCGTGAACGACGCGCCGGCCATCAAGGCGGCGGACCTCGGGATCGCGATGGGCAGCGGCACCGACGTCGCGAAGAACGCGAGCCGGATGATCCTGTCGGACGACAACTTCGCGACGATCGTGTTCGCCGTCGAGCAGGGCCGCAAGATCTACGACAACCTCACGAAGTACATCCGCTTCGTCCTGGTGCTGCTGGTCGTGTTCGTGCTGACGTTCCTGGGCGCCAGCCTGTTCAACATCGCCGCCGGCGAGCCGTTCACGCCGGCGCAGGTCCTGTGGATCCACTTCGTGGTGAACGCGCCCTTCGGGTTCGCGCTCGGCTTCGACCGCGAAACACCGGGGCTCATGGGGCTGAAACCGCGGCCGCGCGGCGAGTCGGTGCTCACCCGCCCGGTGTTCGTCACCGTCGGGCTCTCCGGGCTGGTCGTGACCGTCGGACTGCTCCTGCTGCTTTCGCTGGGCCAGGCGTACTTCGGCAGCGCCGAGGTCGCCACTACGATCGCGTTCACGGCCTTCGCAATGTGCTTGATCGTGGCGGCGGTCGAATGCCGCAGCGAGACGGGGACCGCACTCACGATCGCCACGTTCGACAGCAAGCAGATGAACTGGGCGATGCTGGGCGAGTTCGTGCTCGCGGTGCTGGTCATCAAGATGGACGTCTTCAACAAGCTGCTGGGCACCACGGACCTGACGCTGACGGAGTTCTTCTGGGCCCTGGTCCCGGCGGTCGCGCTGCTGATCCTGTGGGAGGCCGGCAAGGCCGTGGCGCGGTGGCTGAAGGGGAGCGGCGCGCACCGGGTCAATCGCACGTGAGGAAAAAGTAAAGGAACCATTACCTTTCGTTGCCCGTTGTCAGGGCATGGAGCGCACGGTGATCGAGCTCGGGAGCCGCGACCTGCTCGTGGTGGCGGGACTGCCCGGAGCCGGCAAGACGACCCTGCTGCGCCACGCCGCCGGCTCCCTGCGCGTGCTCGATTCGGACCAGGTCCGCGGCCGCCTCGGAGCCGTGCTGCCCGCCGCCGTGCCGTACCGGCTCTACCGGCCGGTGGTGCACGTGTGCCACCGCGCGCGGATCGTGCTGTTCGCGGCTCTGCGACGCGGGCCGCTGGTCGTGCACGAGCCCGCCACCCGCGCGTCGACACGCCGGTGGCTAGGTCTGGTGGCCCGGGGCACCCGGCGTCCGGCCCGGTTGCTGTGGCTCGACGCGACCGCCGAGGAGGCGCTGGCGGGGCAGCACCGCCGCGCGCGGATCGTGCGGAGCCGCTCGTTCGCGCGGCACGTCGCGAGGGCCCGCGTCGTGCGGGAGGAGCTGCGCGCGGGGCGGGTGCCCCCGGGCTTCGCCTGCGCCCAGGTGCTCACCCGCTCCGCCGCTCCGTACGCGGTGCTCAGGCCAGGCGCCGACGGACCCACCAGAACGCCCCTGCCACGCACAGCGCGGCCAGCAGCACGAACAGACCCGCCTCGCACAGCTGCAACGTCCAGAACCGCCCGGCCGGCTGCACGGGGTACAGCCGGGTGAACCCGGCCGCGGCCAGCTTGTCGACCGGCTCCATCCCCGGGATCGGGGGCCGCGGGACCCCGGCCAGGGCCAGGGTTTCGTCGTAGCCGTGGATCACGCCGGCTCCGTCGCGGAACACCTGCGTGCCGACGGTGAGGTCGCCGAAGTGGGTCTGCTCGGTGAGCACGGGGGAGAGCAGCCGCGGGCGCACGAGGTTCTTCACGACCACGATCACCGGCAGGAAGCCCACGAGCGCCACGGCCGCGCCGGCGAGCGTCCGCCGGAACACCGCGCCGCCGGCGACTCCGAGCGCGAAGCCGAACAGGCAGGTCGCCGGAAAGGAAACAAGCCCGAAGTCGAAGGTCGGGAACCAGCCGTCGACCTGCGTGGCCGGCGCGAACCACCACGCGTACGCGGCGGCGAAGACGAGCCCGTAGGCCACGGAGAACGCACCGCCGAGCAGCAGCTTCGAGCCCAGCCAACGGC
Protein-coding regions in this window:
- a CDS encoding L,D-transpeptidase, which encodes MKWRITAALAGAAAVAATIGFADSANAATAPCSTQAKACVQLHTGRAWLMDNGKVVRGGVPITVGKPAYPTPAGTFHVQYKDIDHYSKQFNGPMPYSVFFTTTGVAFHQGSLKVQSHGCVHLSHADAVAFYNALHPGDVVEVVK
- a CDS encoding MFS transporter; this translates as MTVGQGERLGPDFARVWAAASVSVVGDGVRMAVLPLLAVGVSPTAGAVSAVAAAGALPWLGFSLFGGALADRHDRRTLMWRTDAVRAVVVAAAAVWVFLATPPLAVLVALAFALGCAETVFDNASTAMLPDVVVPARLDAANGRLQGSQVVGLQFVGPPLGAALFAASAGAPLVVDAASFAVAALLMWFVRARPAVPARSGRSMRADIAEGVRWLWGHHGLRLLAVELALAALAVQLATSVLVLFVVQTLHAPEFAYGLVLAAGAAGGVLGSFVAGSLKRRLPLGARIGLAIAAIGAALVVTSFAMSVVLVGGMYALGSFGIVVWNVQAVSVRQRLVPRELRGRVSSAYRLIGWGGIPLGAALGGVLGTAAGVRTPILVGGCLMLASLVLVPKLAKLEPGSR
- a CDS encoding S9 family peptidase; this translates as MDLSVRYGPEPDQLADVFFPATAPAPLVLVLHGGSWRLDVDRGYLEPAARALTRHGFAVANVEYRRPGGGGGWPATFADTGLAVNALPGLIEGEAPGRIDPARVVVLGHSAGGTLALWAAHRPGAPGVVALAPVAALADAHRRDPEGPVDRLLGGGPEDVPERYAETDPAALGTPPGPVVLFHGELDTALPTQLSRDYADAIGAELVLVPGAGHLDVVVADGPAWPALVETLAKLSTVERS
- the tsaA gene encoding tRNA (N6-threonylcarbamoyladenosine(37)-N6)-methyltransferase TrmO, yielding MECPLPVVGYVRTARTELERTPVQAGANRGEEGVLELAEEYVEGLDGLAGFDYAWLLSWLDRPDRPLTSLSQVPYLLRREQRRKGIFAMRGPRRPNPIGLSLVRIVEVTGHTVRFAGVDLLDGTPILDLKPYVTAFDRPPGEPGSGWFDGVKVAEGTTPEDLAPPG
- a CDS encoding NtaA/DmoA family FMN-dependent monooxygenase (This protein belongs to a clade of FMN-dependent monooxygenases, within a broader family of flavin-dependent oxidoreductases, the luciferase-like monooxygenase (LMM) family, some of whose members use coenzyme F420 rather than FMN.), whose translation is MDAGTPSMILTAALMHGLGMHTGAWMAREGDAGDHLTPALYKDIARTAEAGKLHAIFLAEQMTNQEVGTERPCGALDTVTVLSLMAGITDKIGLVGTGSTTYNQPYDLARRFATLDHLSQGRVGWNSIATQNPTVIEMFGGGSHPDHAQRYARADEFIDVVLKLWDSWEEGALLGDKEAGVFADPDLVHEINHVGEYFAVKGPMPFARSPQGRPVIFQAGSSDRGRDQAAKYADVVFTAQHVLEDAVAFRDDMRRRAAEYGRHPDSIKILPGMSVVLGATEKDAQERKQLMDEVFGVTANIKKLSKRVGLPVEVLELDQKFPAHLLGPDEEFTGSIGFRRSIVSLAVKEDLTVRELIGSYGGGHHQVVGTAEQVADQMQERLLAGAADGFTLMVDMLPSGVHDAVEMLVPELQRRGLFHTDYEHDTLRESLGLPTPSLVPAG
- a CDS encoding NADPH-dependent FMN reductase, whose amino-acid sequence is MTALPSIGGDPVRVLGIGGTLRPGSTSERALRHALAAAAAEGAETELITATELALPMYDPGVAPLTDEAVRLLEAVRRADALVLSVPGYHGGISGLLKNALDHLQELADDPVPYLDGKAVGCVVATGGWQAGVTTLTSLRSTVHALRGWPTPLGVVVNSATKPFDAAGGIADAKVGDQLATVGRQVCGFARLWSAA
- a CDS encoding 3,4-dihydroxy-2-butanone-4-phosphate synthase; the encoded protein is MTLSPAREVVAAGGVTDAAAALARGEVVLVAGEEGAALVAAAELVTGETARFLAAHGGPVGCALPGRWVDRLRIPAMVPGSDVHVGVGHGSPARTLRALADPATRREDFRVPGPVFPTRTRELGVLERPGLAEAAVDLARIAGCEPVAAFVELDAAADGLPWVSVTEVAAYRRARERLVERAADARLPLAHGGFRALGYRDLVDGGEHVALVHGEPGRGSVVRVHMECPAGDAFGARHCGCAQAVRDSLDEITRAGSGVLVYVRGRRSLWSALTGHRVPDGRTDHVAAQILRDLGVDD
- a CDS encoding polyphosphate kinase 2 family protein; the encoded protein is MAGDKRAERIAEFIRPLRVEPGSKVRLSRDFDPAYRGDVLRKKDGRELLAAGVTLLADYQRRLAAQNTYGVLVCLQALDAGGKDGTIRHVMSGVNPQGVRVSGFKVPSSEELDHDYLWRYARRLPARGDIGIFNRSHYEEVLVVRVHPEHLDHQQLPASARRGHVWARRFREINDWERYLTDNGFKIVKMFLNLSKEEQRTRFLRRIDRPDRNWKFSAADARERRFWDDYQRAFSKVLSATSTEWAPWYVIPADRKWFARTCAAAVLAHTLIDIDPQYPTVSDERRDDLLVARAELESEAPEGAPADPYAAAEKKKRDKKKKTKH
- a CDS encoding HAD-IC family P-type ATPase → MVAQEHAPAKEHNWYSRTPGDVASAFGVDLEFGLSSATAAERLSVNGPNALPEEKPKAAWLRFLEQYTSYMQLILVAAAAVSLVIKQWGTATLLLVLTVGNAIAGLRQEGKAESAMNALKSMMKATARVRRDGVEEAVPAEKIVVGDVVLITAGDQVPADCRIVVANALQIDESSLTGESTPAVKDAVALPAGKLGPGDQSNMAFMNCPVTHGSATVIVTGTGQETELGKISGMLSATTREKSPLTKQLNTLTLWIAAAAGITMVVMFVLGRGRGLSWDVLFVSAISLAIAAIPEALPTVSQVILSLGSVDLAKRNAIVKDLPSVETLGFTSAINSDKTGTLTMNQMTAVEVVNHTDRYTVSGIGYSLDGKVHHAAGSAGGIESAILPYLLASDAKIVDGKVVGDPTEGALLVLGAKAGLDVDATLEKLPRTATLPFDPSYKLMATFHPTTDDSGREVVRCFVKGAAPAVLDRAATALSGGESVPWDDAVDRQARERMKSMEAQGRRVMAAAQCDLDPAAFDPEGDLLSYVTGLQVMSLVAMVDPPREQSQSAVASAQAAHIRVRMVTGDDVTTGAAIAKQLGIPGDAVLGSEFADLPEAERLSRIDDIGIVGRVSPEHKVILADTLKKKGDVVAMTGDGVNDAPAIKAADLGIAMGSGTDVAKNASRMILSDDNFATIVFAVEQGRKIYDNLTKYIRFVLVLLVVFVLTFLGASLFNIAAGEPFTPAQVLWIHFVVNAPFGFALGFDRETPGLMGLKPRPRGESVLTRPVFVTVGLSGLVVTVGLLLLLSLGQAYFGSAEVATTIAFTAFAMCLIVAAVECRSETGTALTIATFDSKQMNWAMLGEFVLAVLVIKMDVFNKLLGTTDLTLTEFFWALVPAVALLILWEAGKAVARWLKGSGAHRVNRT
- a CDS encoding AAA family ATPase, translating into MIELGSRDLLVVAGLPGAGKTTLLRHAAGSLRVLDSDQVRGRLGAVLPAAVPYRLYRPVVHVCHRARIVLFAALRRGPLVVHEPATRASTRRWLGLVARGTRRPARLLWLDATAEEALAGQHRRARIVRSRSFARHVARARVVREELRAGRVPPGFACAQVLTRSAAPYAVLRPGADGPTRTPLPRTARPAARTDPPRTAATSRTARPAARGTAG